A part of Candidatus Nezhaarchaeota archaeon genomic DNA contains:
- a CDS encoding MnmC family methyltransferase: MPLDVTSIIVGLLKQRRYDLVDEISRREISSLIEHVNSLSSNELWNIIDDVTGGLGYTQSDKDISRLIIYGSYISWAEEVREGSKVLEIGTGLGRTCYTVLSVTMPSLYLTIDSSSTILAIALYRNPYPPFQEALWKPVVKICLCDALKAVNSITDTFDHIIHDGGPNPNRNPTLYSNNFLERLIELLKNGGSLSMFGSKSKVWQNKLYSKLRDLKLRVKTQPIPYSPLVVFHCMKD; the protein is encoded by the coding sequence ATGCCATTGGATGTAACAAGCATTATTGTTGGCCTCCTAAAGCAGAGGAGATATGACCTCGTTGATGAGATTAGTAGGAGAGAAATTTCATCTCTCATAGAACATGTGAACTCTCTGAGCTCTAATGAGCTGTGGAACATAATAGACGATGTAACTGGTGGATTGGGCTATACTCAATCGGACAAGGATATATCGAGGCTAATAATCTACGGCTCCTACATTTCGTGGGCTGAAGAAGTCAGAGAAGGCTCCAAAGTACTTGAAATAGGCACAGGCCTAGGAAGAACATGTTACACCGTCCTCTCAGTCACCATGCCATCTCTATACCTTACCATAGACTCTTCAAGTACAATACTGGCAATAGCCTTATACAGAAATCCCTATCCTCCATTTCAAGAGGCTCTATGGAAACCCGTTGTTAAGATTTGTTTATGCGATGCGCTGAAAGCAGTAAATTCAATTACTGACACGTTTGATCACATAATACATGACGGCGGACCTAATCCAAATAGAAACCCAACACTTTATTCAAATAATTTCCTGGAAAGACTAATCGAGTTGCTCAAGAATGGGGGCTCTTTATCTATGTTTGGAAGTAAAAGCAAGGTATGGCAAAATAAGCTCTATAGTAAGTTAAGAGACCTTAAACTTCGCGTTAAAACTCAACCAATACCATACTCACCACTAGTTGTCTTTCA
- the endA gene encoding tRNA-intron lyase — protein MKDNFIIVKGDDAVKVRQLGYYGEIDEKGNLTLDPAEAAYLLEKNLITLEFEGKPLSFVDFTNLMLTKNPRFWLRYLVYSDLRKRGYVVKPGFSANEVEFRLYRRGVEVGREGAKYIVFGVVEGEPIDLRTLIEKAREARNLRKELITAIIDAQGEVCYYSTTLSEL, from the coding sequence GTGAAGGATAATTTCATTATAGTTAAAGGAGATGATGCTGTAAAAGTCAGGCAACTTGGGTATTATGGTGAGATAGATGAGAAGGGTAATTTAACCCTAGATCCCGCAGAAGCAGCTTACCTACTTGAGAAAAATCTAATTACCTTAGAGTTTGAGGGCAAACCTTTAAGTTTTGTGGACTTCACGAACTTAATGTTAACTAAGAACCCTAGATTCTGGCTTCGATACTTAGTGTACTCGGATCTCAGGAAAAGGGGCTACGTAGTGAAACCAGGATTCTCGGCCAATGAGGTAGAGTTTAGACTTTACAGAAGAGGTGTAGAGGTTGGTAGAGAGGGTGCTAAATACATAGTGTTTGGGGTTGTGGAGGGAGAACCCATAGACTTAAGGACCCTTATCGAGAAGGCCCGCGAAGCTAGGAATTTAAGGAAAGAACTTATAACTGCTATCATAGACGCTCAAGGCGAAGTCTGCTACTACTCAACGACATTATCAGAACTTTAA
- the hisS gene encoding histidine--tRNA ligase produces the protein MSKIKLKRPRGTRDLLPWDMIKRRHVMETIRSVFELYGYDEVETPAFEFLDILTAKCGPEVREQIYSFKDKAGRDLGLRFDLTVPLARIIASNPNIPKPFKRYCISRVWRYEEPQSGRFREFWQADVDIVGSSKMESDAEVIAVAITCLKKLGMKNFKVRLNNRKILESIVLSAGVDETSSLSIFRAIDKLDKLGYEGVKQELKKLGLTDLQISMIMRQISKSGNLDDIEGEVNHLLTARGKEGINELAEIISNLELYEYANHVIVDLSLARGLDYYTGPIFEISAETTVNVGSVAGGGRYDNLIELLGGPPTPATGISLGIDRIVEVLDEACMLPSAKTRTQVFVAYVNPSVKPEAFRIAEKLRAEGIKVEVDLMGRKLDRQLKYADVKGIPYAIMIGPEELKQGIYKLRDMRNRNEKLLTFQKIVDIIKLASPT, from the coding sequence TTGAGTAAGATAAAGCTCAAGAGGCCTAGAGGCACAAGAGACTTACTACCGTGGGATATGATAAAGAGACGTCACGTGATGGAGACAATAAGATCCGTCTTTGAGCTTTATGGCTACGATGAGGTTGAAACTCCTGCATTTGAATTTTTAGACATCTTAACAGCCAAGTGTGGGCCTGAAGTAAGAGAACAGATATATTCATTTAAAGATAAGGCTGGTAGAGATCTAGGTCTTAGATTTGACTTAACAGTCCCATTAGCTAGAATAATAGCAAGTAATCCCAACATCCCAAAACCGTTTAAGAGGTATTGCATATCTAGAGTGTGGAGATACGAGGAACCTCAAAGTGGGAGATTTAGAGAATTCTGGCAAGCCGACGTTGATATTGTCGGTAGTTCGAAAATGGAATCTGACGCTGAAGTTATAGCCGTAGCCATAACATGTCTCAAGAAGCTAGGCATGAAGAACTTCAAGGTTAGGCTGAACAATAGAAAAATTCTTGAATCAATAGTGTTGTCAGCCGGAGTCGATGAAACCTCCTCATTGAGTATCTTCAGAGCAATAGATAAGCTAGACAAGCTAGGATACGAGGGGGTAAAGCAGGAGCTAAAGAAACTTGGATTGACTGATCTTCAGATATCAATGATAATGAGGCAGATATCAAAGTCAGGAAACTTAGACGACATAGAGGGGGAAGTAAATCATCTTCTAACAGCTAGAGGGAAAGAGGGCATCAATGAATTAGCTGAGATAATAAGTAATCTTGAACTCTACGAATACGCTAACCATGTTATCGTTGACTTAAGCTTGGCTAGGGGATTAGACTACTACACTGGACCCATATTTGAAATATCGGCTGAAACAACAGTCAATGTTGGTAGTGTTGCTGGAGGAGGTAGATACGACAACTTAATAGAGCTACTTGGAGGTCCACCGACACCTGCAACAGGCATATCACTCGGTATCGACAGGATAGTAGAGGTATTAGATGAAGCCTGCATGTTGCCATCTGCCAAGACGAGGACCCAAGTATTTGTAGCATACGTCAATCCTTCAGTTAAACCAGAAGCTTTTCGTATAGCCGAGAAACTTAGAGCTGAAGGCATAAAAGTTGAAGTTGACCTTATGGGAAGAAAACTAGACAGACAGTTGAAGTATGCTGACGTGAAGGGAATACCTTACGCCATCATGATTGGACCAGAAGAATTAAAACAAGGCATTTACAAGCTTAGAGACATGAGGAACCGAAATGAAAAGTTGTTGACATTTCAGAAAATAGTGGACATCATTAAGCTGGCTTCTCCCACATAA
- a CDS encoding nicotinate phosphoribosyltransferase, with the protein MSYYPAISFNDVIEGKVTDIYFKRTKEILEKEGLSNTRVVAEIHAYSLPQGYNWAIIAGVHDVIKLLEGKGVNVYSLPEGTLFRPIHPVINIEGIYSEFCIYETAILGILRHLSSVATKAARCKKVAGNKSILFFGTRSIHPFMAAAIDLAAFIGGCDGISDIYGAQKLKIEPTGTMPHSLIVVMGDQVKAWKAFDKLMPENVPRIALCDTWFDERVEALMAAEALGARLHGVRFDTPGSRRGNMRRIVEEARWSLNVKGYSHIKIIVSGGIDEDDIVQLRDVADGFGIGTAIAFPPSVDLSMDIVEVEGEPRSKKGKLPSKKQVYRCWNCFEDYMVLASHVMDKCPKCGFQLESMLKPMILDGRIVYEEKSPQEVRSYVLKQLSLLKEP; encoded by the coding sequence ATGAGCTATTACCCGGCAATTAGCTTTAATGACGTGATAGAGGGGAAGGTAACAGACATATACTTCAAGAGGACGAAGGAAATCTTGGAAAAGGAGGGTCTGTCAAATACAAGAGTTGTAGCTGAAATACATGCCTACTCATTACCACAGGGATATAATTGGGCCATAATAGCTGGAGTACATGATGTAATTAAGCTTCTCGAAGGTAAAGGTGTGAATGTTTACTCACTACCTGAGGGGACTCTATTTAGACCAATACACCCAGTGATTAACATTGAGGGCATTTATAGCGAATTTTGCATCTATGAAACTGCCATCTTAGGTATATTAAGGCATCTATCAAGTGTTGCTACAAAAGCTGCTCGATGTAAGAAAGTAGCTGGAAATAAGAGTATACTTTTCTTTGGGACGAGATCAATTCATCCGTTCATGGCTGCAGCCATAGACCTAGCAGCCTTCATAGGCGGTTGTGATGGTATTTCAGACATTTATGGTGCTCAGAAACTCAAAATAGAACCTACTGGAACGATGCCTCACTCCTTAATAGTAGTTATGGGTGATCAAGTGAAAGCTTGGAAAGCATTTGACAAGCTCATGCCTGAAAATGTACCTCGCATTGCTCTCTGTGATACATGGTTCGACGAAAGAGTAGAAGCGTTAATGGCGGCTGAGGCACTAGGAGCGAGACTTCATGGTGTAAGATTCGATACACCTGGCTCAAGAAGGGGTAACATGAGAAGAATAGTGGAAGAAGCCCGCTGGTCGCTTAATGTTAAGGGTTACAGTCATATCAAGATCATAGTTAGTGGCGGCATCGATGAGGACGATATAGTTCAATTAAGGGATGTAGCCGATGGATTTGGCATAGGCACAGCCATTGCCTTCCCACCTTCAGTAGACCTATCAATGGATATAGTGGAAGTTGAGGGCGAGCCGAGGTCAAAGAAGGGTAAACTACCTAGTAAAAAGCAAGTATATAGATGCTGGAATTGCTTTGAGGACTACATGGTACTTGCAAGCCATGTGATGGACAAATGTCCAAAGTGCGGCTTCCAGTTAGAGTCGATGCTAAAACCTATGATACTCGATGGCAGAATCGTATATGAAGAAAAGTCTCCTCAAGAGGTAAGAAGCTACGTCTTAAAACAATTGAGCCTACTAAAAGAGCCTTAA
- a CDS encoding ferredoxin, whose amino-acid sequence MPYKVTVDREKCIACGAAAALCPEVFMMGEDIYKLRVSDKYSKYYDEQVSIGEIPDELYNCAKEAADSCPVNAIKIEKT is encoded by the coding sequence ATGCCGTACAAGGTTACTGTTGACAGAGAAAAGTGTATTGCGTGTGGTGCAGCAGCTGCACTATGCCCTGAAGTTTTCATGATGGGAGAGGACATCTATAAGCTTAGGGTTTCAGATAAATATAGTAAATATTACGATGAGCAAGTCTCAATTGGGGAAATACCGGACGAACTTTATAACTGTGCTAAAGAGGCTGCAGATTCTTGCCCAGTAAATGCAATTAAGATAGAGAAGACCTAG
- the hycI gene encoding hydrogenase maturation peptidase HycI: MWREIARRLIEEIGREERPSVVVLCIGNEERGDDGLGPCIAKKIKDLNGKGPVKVIDGGTVPENYTGVIRKLRPTHVIIVDAVNFGGRPGDIIMSLEPRFSEVSISTHHPSLLMLTKYIERSVGSKVILLGAQPKALDLGSKMTQEVLMASDVIIKALRSALKKLQKVEEKV; this comes from the coding sequence TTGTGGAGAGAGATAGCAAGAAGGCTAATTGAGGAGATAGGGAGAGAGGAGAGACCATCTGTTGTTGTTTTGTGTATAGGTAATGAGGAGAGGGGGGATGATGGGCTAGGGCCATGTATTGCTAAGAAGATTAAAGATCTTAACGGGAAGGGGCCTGTAAAGGTGATAGATGGTGGTACTGTCCCTGAAAATTATACCGGCGTTATTAGGAAGCTCAGACCCACTCATGTGATAATAGTTGATGCTGTTAATTTTGGTGGTAGACCTGGTGACATCATCATGTCGTTGGAGCCAAGGTTTAGTGAGGTTAGCATATCTACTCACCACCCCTCCCTCCTCATGCTCACAAAATACATAGAGAGAAGTGTAGGGTCCAAGGTGATATTACTTGGAGCTCAGCCAAAGGCTTTAGACCTGGGTTCCAAAATGACGCAGGAGGTGTTGATGGCTAGTGACGTCATTATCAAAGCCCTTAGAAGCGCTTTAAAGAAGCTTCAGAAGGTTGAGGAGAAAGTTTAA